Proteins encoded within one genomic window of Prochlorococcus marinus str. MIT 9515:
- a CDS encoding glycoside hydrolase 100 family protein has protein sequence MAERFSQKNLRVRPSSDEDKIVTNAKEHFEKTLIKISGELVGSVAALEHPSKNLKLNYGEIFLRDNVPVMIYLITQKRYDIVRKFLSVCLELQSTSYQTRGVFPTSFVEEKGKLIGDYGQRSIGRITSADASLWWPILCWYYVNKSGDYSFGKSQSVQRGIQLLLDLVLHPTFEGTPVLFVPDCAFMIDRPMDVWGAPLEVEVLLHGCLKSCINLMELSREDHVSRLLDQRLILTSQWVEDLRSFLLKHYWVTSQTMQILRRRPTEQYGEDQHFNEFNVQPQVVPSWLQEWLENRGGYLIGNIRTGRPDFRFYSLGNSLACMFGVLPSSEQRALFRLVLHNRQHLIAQMPMRICHPHMDVEEWQNKTGSDPKNWPWSYHNGGHWPSLLWFFGTSVLLHQKRFPTEDVILMEEMRSLIEESYWCQLNQLPKQEWAEYFDGPTGTWVGQQSRTYQTWTIVGFLLMHHFLREENNDLDMFDL, from the coding sequence ATGGCAGAAAGATTCAGTCAAAAAAATTTAAGAGTTCGTCCAAGTTCAGATGAAGACAAAATTGTAACAAATGCAAAAGAACACTTTGAAAAGACCTTAATTAAGATATCAGGGGAGCTGGTCGGCAGTGTTGCCGCATTAGAACATCCTTCCAAAAACCTCAAATTAAATTATGGAGAAATATTTCTAAGAGATAATGTTCCAGTAATGATTTATCTCATCACACAAAAAAGGTACGACATTGTTAGAAAGTTCCTAAGTGTATGCCTTGAACTACAAAGCACTAGTTATCAAACACGTGGAGTATTTCCTACAAGTTTTGTTGAAGAGAAAGGAAAATTAATTGGAGACTATGGTCAGAGATCAATAGGGAGAATCACCTCTGCTGATGCAAGTTTATGGTGGCCTATATTATGTTGGTATTATGTCAATAAAAGTGGTGATTATTCATTCGGCAAAAGCCAAAGCGTGCAGAGAGGAATACAACTTTTACTAGATTTAGTTTTACATCCAACATTTGAGGGGACACCTGTTCTTTTCGTACCCGATTGTGCATTCATGATTGATAGACCAATGGATGTATGGGGGGCTCCTTTGGAAGTAGAGGTATTACTTCATGGATGTTTGAAAAGCTGTATTAACCTTATGGAATTAAGTCGTGAAGATCACGTTAGTAGGTTATTAGATCAAAGACTAATTCTTACTAGTCAATGGGTTGAAGATCTAAGAAGTTTTCTTTTAAAACATTACTGGGTTACAAGCCAAACGATGCAAATCCTAAGAAGAAGGCCTACAGAACAATATGGAGAGGACCAACACTTCAATGAATTTAATGTTCAGCCTCAAGTGGTGCCATCATGGCTTCAAGAGTGGTTGGAGAACAGAGGTGGGTATTTGATAGGGAACATTAGGACAGGTAGACCCGATTTTAGATTTTATAGCTTAGGAAACTCTTTAGCATGTATGTTCGGAGTGTTACCTTCTTCAGAACAAAGAGCACTTTTTAGACTAGTACTTCACAACAGGCAACATCTAATAGCACAAATGCCAATGAGGATATGTCATCCTCATATGGATGTAGAAGAATGGCAGAATAAAACGGGATCAGATCCTAAAAATTGGCCTTGGAGCTACCACAATGGAGGGCATTGGCCAAGTTTACTTTGGTTTTTCGGGACTTCGGTTCTTTTACATCAAAAAAGATTTCCTACTGAAGATGTGATTTTAATGGAAGAGATGAGATCCTTAATTGAAGAATCTTATTGGTGTCAACTAAATCAATTACCAAAACAAGAGTGGGCAGAATATTTTGATGGGCCTACTGGTACATGGGTTGGACAGCAATCAAGAACTTATCAAACATGGACAATAGTTGGTTTTTTATTAATGCATCATTTCCTAAGAGAAGAGAATAATGATTTGGATATGTTTGACCTCTAA